The Corallococcus soli genome has a window encoding:
- a CDS encoding NUDIX hydrolase: MPYTPIVATLGYVLSPDGQQVLLIHRNARPDDAHYGKYNGLGGKLDRDEDVAACMRREIREEAGIECTRMVLRGTLSWPGFGKHGEDWLGFIFRIDAFEGTPLEKNPEGSLSWVPVSSILSLSLWDGDRHFLPLVFDADPRPFHGVMPYADGRAVSWSFTRL; the protein is encoded by the coding sequence ATGCCCTACACCCCCATCGTCGCCACGCTGGGCTACGTGCTGTCGCCGGATGGCCAGCAGGTGCTGCTCATCCACCGGAACGCCCGCCCGGACGACGCCCACTACGGCAAGTACAACGGCCTGGGCGGCAAGCTGGACCGCGACGAGGACGTGGCCGCGTGCATGCGCCGGGAGATCCGCGAGGAGGCCGGCATCGAGTGCACGCGGATGGTGCTCCGGGGCACCTTGTCCTGGCCCGGCTTCGGCAAGCACGGCGAGGACTGGCTGGGCTTCATCTTCCGCATCGACGCCTTCGAAGGCACTCCCCTGGAGAAGAACCCCGAGGGCTCCCTGTCGTGGGTCCCGGTGTCGTCCATCCTGTCCCTGTCCCTGTGGGATGGGGACCGGCACTTCCTGCCGCTCGTGTTCGACGCGGACCCCCGCCCCTTCCACGGGGTCATGCCCTACGCCGACGGTCGCGCCGTGAGCTGGTCCTTCACCCGGCTGTAG
- a CDS encoding NADPH-dependent F420 reductase, which translates to MSLGRQESAGGRESPGTVGHPTGARSRAQALEDADMKIGIIGAGLIGGTLARRWVKLGHEVSIANSRGPDTLRELAAETGAKAVTAQEAARAGEVVVVTIPQKAVPELPKDLFANVPRDVVVIDTGNYYPVRDGSIAALEGGQVESEWVASLLGRPVIKAFNNIFFQSLLEKGTPKGTPGRIALPVAGEPPEARAKVLKLVEELGFDAIDAGSLADSWRQQPGTPVYTQDLDAAGVKKALAAAERSRLPEYRDGANTWLKNFLASQGG; encoded by the coding sequence ATGTCCTTGGGGCGCCAGGAATCCGCCGGTGGCCGCGAATCACCCGGAACGGTGGGGCATCCCACCGGCGCACGAAGCCGGGCGCAGGCCCTGGAGGATGCGGACATGAAGATTGGAATCATTGGCGCAGGTCTGATTGGTGGGACCCTCGCGCGCAGGTGGGTGAAGCTGGGGCACGAGGTGTCCATCGCGAACTCACGCGGCCCCGACACGCTGCGCGAGCTTGCGGCGGAGACGGGCGCGAAGGCCGTCACCGCCCAGGAGGCCGCCAGGGCCGGGGAGGTCGTCGTCGTGACCATCCCCCAGAAGGCGGTCCCCGAACTGCCGAAGGACCTCTTCGCCAACGTGCCCAGGGACGTCGTCGTCATCGACACGGGCAACTACTACCCCGTGCGCGACGGCAGCATCGCGGCGCTCGAAGGCGGCCAGGTGGAGAGCGAGTGGGTCGCGTCGCTGCTCGGGCGCCCCGTCATCAAGGCCTTCAACAACATCTTCTTCCAGAGCCTGCTGGAGAAGGGCACGCCGAAGGGGACTCCGGGACGGATCGCGCTGCCGGTGGCGGGGGAGCCGCCCGAGGCCCGCGCCAAGGTCCTCAAGCTCGTGGAGGAGCTGGGCTTCGACGCCATCGACGCGGGCAGCCTCGCGGACTCCTGGCGCCAGCAGCCGGGCACCCCGGTCTACACCCAGGACCTGGACGCGGCCGGCGTGAAGAAGGCCCTCGCCGCCGCCGAGCGCTCGCGCCTCCCGGAGTACCGCGACGGCGCGAACACCTGGCTGAAGAACTTCCTGGCGTCCCAGGGCGGATAG
- a CDS encoding class I SAM-dependent DNA methyltransferase: MSVHESLIRELYDRLAERYIADRRNAPWNERPWLEKFLTHIPPDGSVLDLGCGAGTPIGGYLLSRGRAVTGIDTSPRLIAHCRATLLDGDWRVADMRTLALSRQFHGVIAWDSFFHLGHDAQRAMFPVFRDHALPGAMLMFTSGADHGEAYGDYHGETLYHSSLAPEEYTRRLADNGFSVVERVFNDPDCGDHCVWLAQRTH; the protein is encoded by the coding sequence ATGTCTGTCCATGAATCCCTCATCCGCGAGCTCTACGACCGCCTCGCGGAGCGCTACATCGCGGATCGGCGGAACGCGCCGTGGAACGAGCGTCCCTGGCTTGAAAAATTCCTGACCCACATCCCGCCGGACGGCAGCGTCCTCGACCTCGGCTGCGGAGCGGGCACTCCCATCGGTGGCTACTTGCTGTCGCGGGGCCGCGCCGTGACGGGCATCGACACCTCACCGCGGCTCATCGCCCATTGCCGCGCCACCCTGCTCGATGGGGATTGGCGGGTCGCGGACATGCGCACCCTGGCCCTCTCACGACAATTCCACGGTGTGATTGCCTGGGACAGCTTCTTCCATCTGGGTCACGACGCGCAGCGGGCGATGTTTCCGGTCTTCCGCGACCATGCCCTGCCCGGCGCGATGTTGATGTTCACCAGCGGCGCGGACCACGGCGAAGCCTACGGCGACTATCACGGTGAGACGCTGTACCACTCCAGCCTCGCGCCGGAGGAATACACGCGGCGCCTGGCGGACAATGGATTTTCGGTGGTCGAACGGGTCTTCAACGATCCGGATTGCGGCGACCATTGCGTGTGGCTGGCGCAGCGGACGCACTGA
- a CDS encoding type II toxin-antitoxin system PemK/MazF family toxin: METKTATRTDRGPGDIHQGDVFWLESDESRGSIPAIPHPHVVIQEDVFNRSRIHTVIVCALTSNLKRANEPGNVLLDVGEGNLPRQSVLVVSQVSSVEKTRLGGYIGTLSDERVQQILAGMRFQQASFFNR, from the coding sequence ATGGAGACGAAGACAGCCACACGGACGGACCGGGGGCCGGGGGACATCCATCAAGGGGACGTCTTCTGGCTGGAGTCGGACGAGTCGCGGGGGTCCATTCCGGCCATCCCCCACCCCCACGTGGTCATCCAGGAGGATGTCTTCAATCGCTCCCGCATCCACACCGTGATTGTCTGTGCATTGACGTCGAACCTGAAGCGGGCGAACGAGCCCGGCAACGTGCTCCTCGACGTGGGTGAGGGCAACCTGCCCCGGCAGAGCGTCCTGGTCGTGTCGCAGGTGTCCTCGGTGGAGAAGACACGGCTGGGTGGATACATCGGGACGCTGTCGGACGAGCGCGTCCAGCAGATCCTCGCCGGGATGCGCTTCCAGCAGGCCTCCTTCTTCAACCGCTGA
- a CDS encoding DUF2378 family protein, with the protein MSDEIVYRHTIEGLFRSIGRRLTPDLRNKLRDAGLDLDVPIPRNTPRTVFAEVLRITAQHLHPDAEVSEGYRQLGIGIIQGVEQTMLGKALVSMWPIFGPERVVVRIRESFATVNNYQKTELETQGPAHHVIRVSECNGNPGYLQGIIEAGLTKAGARNLRVEPFDFDGHACSYRVRWEP; encoded by the coding sequence ATGAGTGATGAGATCGTCTATCGCCATACGATTGAAGGGCTCTTCCGTTCCATTGGCAGACGTCTCACACCAGACCTCAGGAACAAGCTGCGGGACGCAGGTCTGGACCTCGACGTTCCGATTCCCCGGAACACGCCCCGGACGGTCTTCGCCGAGGTCCTGCGGATCACCGCGCAGCACCTGCATCCGGACGCGGAGGTCTCCGAGGGCTACCGGCAGCTCGGCATCGGCATCATCCAGGGCGTGGAGCAGACGATGCTGGGCAAGGCGCTCGTGTCGATGTGGCCCATCTTCGGTCCGGAGCGGGTCGTCGTCCGGATCCGGGAGAGCTTCGCCACCGTGAACAACTACCAGAAGACCGAGCTCGAAACCCAGGGCCCCGCGCACCACGTCATCCGGGTGAGCGAGTGCAACGGCAATCCGGGCTACCTGCAGGGCATCATCGAAGCGGGCCTGACGAAGGCCGGGGCCCGCAACCTGCGCGTGGAGCCTTTCGACTTCGACGGCCACGCCTGCTCCTACCGCGTCCGCTGGGAGCCGTGA
- the mtgA gene encoding monofunctional biosynthetic peptidoglycan transglycosylase: MASRPPSARASSIRTQKTKQLTSGARRVVGKRSGPGWGRWALGGWLLLVLWLSVEYVRLPDVSPLRTQNPPTTALMAQRAEEARDAGRKPRVRQAWVSLGTVAPHARDAVLISEDARFYKHEGVDWTEVENALEQSVREARMGRGASTLTQQLAKNLYLSTDRSLLRKGKELLLARRLEAHLSKQRILSLYVNVVEWGEGVYGIEAAAREHFGVSARALSVAQGAMLAAMLPAPRRWLPAQRPEALRTRAGVILVRLEREGRISAAQAREAQAELARFFGAPPTPGFGAEAIAGLPAGS; this comes from the coding sequence ATGGCCTCCCGACCGCCCTCCGCGCGAGCCTCGTCCATCCGGACGCAGAAGACGAAGCAGCTCACCTCCGGCGCGCGGCGCGTCGTGGGGAAGCGCTCTGGCCCGGGCTGGGGCCGCTGGGCGCTCGGCGGGTGGCTGCTGCTCGTCCTCTGGCTCAGTGTGGAGTACGTGCGGCTGCCTGACGTGAGCCCCCTGCGGACGCAGAACCCGCCCACCACCGCGCTCATGGCGCAGCGAGCCGAGGAGGCGCGCGACGCGGGCAGGAAGCCCCGCGTGCGCCAGGCCTGGGTGTCCCTGGGCACGGTGGCCCCGCACGCGAGGGACGCCGTGCTGATCTCCGAGGATGCGCGCTTCTACAAGCACGAAGGCGTGGACTGGACCGAGGTGGAGAACGCCCTCGAACAGTCGGTGCGCGAGGCGCGCATGGGTCGCGGTGCCTCCACCCTCACCCAGCAACTGGCGAAGAACCTCTACCTCTCCACGGACCGCAGCCTGCTGCGCAAGGGCAAGGAGCTGCTGCTCGCCCGCCGGCTGGAGGCCCACCTGTCCAAGCAGCGCATCCTCTCGCTGTACGTGAACGTCGTGGAGTGGGGCGAGGGCGTCTACGGCATCGAGGCGGCGGCGCGCGAGCACTTCGGCGTCTCCGCGCGGGCGCTCAGCGTAGCGCAGGGCGCGATGCTCGCGGCCATGCTGCCCGCCCCGCGCCGCTGGCTGCCGGCCCAGCGACCCGAAGCCCTGCGCACCCGGGCGGGAGTCATCCTCGTGAGGCTGGAGCGCGAGGGACGCATCAGCGCCGCGCAAGCCCGCGAGGCCCAGGCCGAGCTCGCGCGCTTCTTCGGCGCACCGCCCACGCCCGGCTTCGGGGCGGAGGCCATCGCGGGACTGCCTGCGGGAAGCTGA
- a CDS encoding DUF3969 family protein has translation MTLQATEPEEVQRLVAVTALGMCRALLQGAVSPAYACSRLFGPALLTRLEAMEVHPELRHAIHLATELEDVVQLVPEALTRSITEIEDRLLKMLATLPAPSPEGERWLARIASPRR, from the coding sequence ATGACGCTCCAGGCGACGGAGCCCGAAGAAGTTCAGCGTCTCGTGGCGGTCACGGCCCTGGGGATGTGCCGTGCACTCCTCCAGGGCGCTGTCTCGCCAGCGTATGCATGCAGCCGGCTCTTTGGACCCGCATTGCTCACCCGCCTGGAAGCGATGGAAGTGCATCCGGAGCTGCGCCACGCCATCCACCTGGCCACGGAGTTGGAGGACGTGGTTCAACTCGTGCCAGAAGCCCTGACCCGCTCCATCACGGAGATCGAAGACAGGCTCCTGAAGATGCTGGCGACCCTGCCGGCCCCTTCTCCCGAGGGTGAAAGGTGGCTGGCAAGGATTGCCTCTCCCAGGAGATGA
- a CDS encoding NmrA family NAD(P)-binding protein — translation MSTQTVLVTAATGRQGGATARALLAEGHSTVRVLVRDPEAPNARELAAAGAEVVVGDLDDLASLRVACAGARAVFSMQSPILSATGIDFSKERQQGRNLIEAALAEGVETFVHTATSGVGNHRDIEGWAEGRWKAQEVYWENKLATCDLVRGAGFRHWTLILPSTFMDHPMLDPAGFVDKRRMVTAIKPDRPIPLIAPEDIGKAAAAAIQHPSTFHGVTLQLAGDVLTLPQIAEVLSRVDGKEYTVQSGTVEEAVAAGLHPGVVQGLTYMNVAPVLARPELARAYGLTPMSFETWVSQRRRLA, via the coding sequence ATGAGCACGCAGACCGTTCTCGTTACCGCCGCCACGGGGCGCCAGGGCGGCGCCACCGCCCGGGCCCTGCTGGCCGAAGGCCACTCCACGGTGCGCGTGCTGGTGCGCGATCCAGAGGCGCCGAACGCCCGGGAACTCGCGGCGGCGGGCGCCGAGGTGGTCGTCGGGGACCTTGATGATCTCGCGTCGTTGCGCGTCGCGTGCGCTGGGGCACGGGCGGTCTTCTCGATGCAGTCCCCCATCCTCTCGGCGACAGGGATCGACTTCAGCAAGGAGCGTCAGCAGGGGAGGAACCTCATTGAGGCCGCGCTCGCCGAGGGCGTCGAGACGTTCGTGCACACCGCGACGTCCGGCGTCGGAAACCACCGCGACATCGAGGGCTGGGCAGAGGGACGCTGGAAGGCCCAAGAGGTGTACTGGGAGAACAAGCTCGCCACCTGCGACCTCGTCCGTGGCGCGGGCTTCCGGCACTGGACCCTCATCCTGCCCTCCACCTTCATGGACCATCCCATGTTGGACCCCGCCGGCTTCGTCGACAAACGCCGCATGGTCACGGCAATCAAGCCGGATCGACCCATCCCGTTGATTGCCCCGGAGGACATCGGCAAGGCCGCTGCGGCGGCAATCCAGCATCCTTCGACGTTTCACGGCGTGACGCTGCAACTCGCGGGGGACGTGCTGACGCTTCCGCAAATCGCCGAGGTCCTCTCCCGCGTCGACGGCAAGGAGTACACCGTTCAGTCGGGCACCGTCGAAGAGGCCGTCGCGGCCGGGCTGCACCCCGGTGTGGTGCAAGGCTTGACGTACATGAACGTCGCTCCGGTGCTGGCACGGCCCGAACTCGCGCGCGCCTACGGTCTGACGCCCATGAGCTTCGAAACGTGGGTGAGCCAGCGTCGCAGGCTGGCTTGA
- a CDS encoding TetR/AcrR family transcriptional regulator — protein MEHVKPLRADGRRNRERLVAAAAELVARDGAQASLEEIARKAGVGSATLHRHFPSRQALLEVVFREGVAQLCARATAQPGKNPAAELAAWLEDLTVHTSTHRGLAAALLTGPEGLSAEDICCTDMVRDVLRVLVDKASSAGAIHANATTEDLMRLANAIAVANEDDPLTARRVLRLALTGIQP, from the coding sequence GTGGAGCACGTGAAGCCGTTGCGCGCGGATGGGCGACGCAACCGGGAGCGGCTTGTCGCGGCCGCCGCGGAGCTGGTTGCCCGGGATGGCGCGCAGGCGTCGCTGGAGGAGATTGCCCGGAAGGCGGGGGTGGGCTCGGCGACCCTGCACCGGCACTTCCCGTCGCGGCAGGCGCTGTTGGAGGTGGTCTTCCGGGAGGGTGTCGCACAGCTCTGCGCGCGGGCCACCGCGCAGCCGGGCAAGAATCCCGCAGCCGAACTGGCGGCATGGCTCGAGGATTTGACGGTCCATACCTCGACCCATCGAGGGCTCGCCGCCGCGCTGCTGACGGGCCCGGAGGGCCTCTCCGCCGAAGACATCTGTTGTACGGACATGGTGCGCGACGTGCTGCGCGTCCTGGTGGACAAGGCGTCATCGGCGGGCGCGATTCACGCCAACGCCACCACGGAGGACCTGATGCGGCTGGCGAACGCGATTGCCGTCGCCAACGAAGACGACCCGCTCACCGCGCGCCGGGTGCTGCGCCTGGCGCTCACCGGCATCCAGCCGTGA